A genomic window from Peromyscus maniculatus bairdii isolate BWxNUB_F1_BW_parent chromosome 1, HU_Pman_BW_mat_3.1, whole genome shotgun sequence includes:
- the LOC102921521 gene encoding E3 ubiquitin-protein ligase DTX4 isoform X2 gives MEVGITIQHAYEKQHPWIDLTSIGFSYIIDFSTMGQINRQTQRQRRVRRRLDLIYPMVTGTMPKAQSWPVSPGTATSPPAPPCSCPQCVLVMSVKAAVVHGSTGPLQPPGTRKNTAPSGVGKLPPPPGPGAKPLDTAGTIRGPGKSAPSQVIRRQVSNTPAGATIGSPASPQGNDRKTGRVALATLNRSNLQRLAIAQSRVLIASGVPTVPVKNLNGSSPVNPALAGITGILMSAAGLPVCLTRPPKLVLHPPPVSKSEIKSIPGVSNTSRKTTKKQAKKGKTPEEVLKKYLQKVRHPPEEDCTICMERLTAPSGYKGPQPTVKPDLVGKLSRCGHIYHIYCLVAMYNNGNKDGSLQCPTCKTIYGVKTGTQPPGKMEYHLIPHSLPGHPDCKTIRIIYSIPPGIQGPEHPNPGKSFSARGFPRHCYLPDSEKGRKVLKLLLVAWDRRLIFAIGTSSTTGESDTVIWNEVHHKTEFGSNLTGHGYPDANYLDNVLAELAAQGISEDSTAPEKD, from the exons ATGGAAGTGGGTATCACCATCCAGCATGCCTATGAGAAGCAGCACCCCTGGATCGACCTCACTTCCATTGGCTTCAGCTACATCATTGACTTCAGCACCATGGGCCAGATCAACAGGCAGACCCAACGCCAGCGCCGGGTCCGCCGCCGACTAGACCTCATCTACCCGATGGTCACAGGCACTATGCCTAAGGCTCAGTCCTGGCCAGTCAGTCCTGGCACGGCCACCTCCCCCCCTGCACCACCCTGTTCCTGTCCACAATGTGTTTTGGTGATGAGTGTCAAGGCGGCTGTGGTCCACGGAAGCACTGGGCCCCTTCAGCCTCCAGGAACACGCAAGAACACGGCTCCCTCTGGAGTGGGCAAGCTGCCCCCGCCCCCGGGCCCTGGGGCAAAGCCACTAGACACTGCAGGCACCATCCGGGGCCCAGGGAAGTCTGCCCCATCACAGGTGATCCGGAGACAAGTCTCTAATACACCAGCTGGGGCGACTATAGGCTCCCCCGCCAGCCCACAAGGAAACGACAGGAAGACTGGAAGGGTGGCACTGGCCACTTTGAATCGGTCCAACCTGCAGCGACTGGCCATTGCCCAGTCCCGGGTGCTGATTGCCTCGGG GGTCCCCACTGTGCCTGTGAAAAACTTGAATGGGTCCAGCCCTGTCAACCCTGCCTTGGCAG GAATCACCGGGATCCTCATGAGTGCAGCGGGATTGCCTGTGTGCCTCACTCGGCCACCAAAGTTGGTCCTCCACCCACCCCCTGTCAGCAAGAGTGAAATAAAGTCCATCCCAGGGGTGTCCAACACAAGCCGCAAGACCACCAAAAAGCAGGCCAAGAAAG GTAAAACCCCAGAGGAAGTGCTAAAGAAGTATCTGCAGAAGGTCCGGCATCCCCCAGAAGAG GACTGTACCATCTGCATGGAACGTCTCACAGCCCCCTCTGGCTACAAGGGCCCGCAGCCTACAGTCAAGCCTGACCTGGTGGGGAAGCTGTCCAGATGTGGCCACATCTACCACATCTACTGCCTGGTGGCCATGTACAACAATGGGAACAAG GATGGGAGTTTACAGTGTCCGACATGTAAGACCATCTATGGTGTCAAGACAGGCACCCAGCCTCCAGGGAAGATGGAGTACCacctcatcccccactccttgcccggCCACCCGGATTGCAAGACCATCCGGATTATCTACAGTATCCCACCTGGCATTCAG gGACCAGAACACCCAAATCCTGGGAAGAGCTTCAGCGCCCGTGGCTTCCCACGACACTGCTACCTTCCAGACAGCgagaaagggagaaaa GTTCTGAAGCTGCTTCTGGTGGCCTGGGATCGCCGTCTCATCTTTGCCATTGGGACCTCCAGCACCACGGGCGAGTCTGATACTGTCATCTGGAATGAGGTGCACCACAAGACAGAGTTCGGCTCTAATCTCACTGGCCATGGCTACCCGGATGCCAATTACCTGGATAATGTGCTGGCTGAACTAGCTGCCCAGGGTATCTCTGAAGACAGCACTGCCCCGGAAAAAGACTGA
- the Mpeg1 gene encoding macrophage-expressed gene 1 protein yields MAAAVCTVNSFMALVIIWTMTAHAETDKPLGETAKAGFQTCKDTLKLPVLEVLPGGGWDNLRNIDMGRVLDLTYTNCKTTEDGQYIIPDEVFTIAQKESNLEMNSEILDSWVNYQSTTSFSINTELSLFSKVNGKFSTEFQRMKTLQVKDQAVTTRVQVRNLVYTVKNSPTSGLSLGFTKALMDICDQLEKNQTKMAMYLAELLVLNYGTHVITSVDAGAALVQEDHIRASFLLDNQNSQNKVTASAGIAFLNIVNFKLEADYTSQNALTKSYLSNRTNSRVQSMGGVPFYPGITLEIWQKGITNHLVAVDRAGLPLHFFIKSDKLPGLPGPLVKKLSKTVETAVRHYYTFNTHPGCTNVDSPNFNFQANVDDGSCDEKVTNFTFGGVYQECTELSGDVLCQNLEQKNLLTGDFSCPSGYTPVHLLTQTHEEGYSRLECKKKCTLKIFCKTVCEDVFRVAKAEFKAYWCAATGQVPENSGLLFGGVFTDKSINPLTNAQSCPAGYIPLRLFENLKVCVSLDYELGYKFSVPFGGFFSCIMGNPLVNSNASKDIGAPSLKKCPGGFSQHLAIISDGCQVSYCVKAGVFTGGSLLPVRLPPYTRPPLMSQVATNTVIVTSSETARSWIKDPQTNQWRLGDPLELRRAMTVIHGDSGGMSGGEAAGITLAVTVALGVVIALAIYSTRKYKKKEYQAIEEQQSLVGSLATEASDPSPA; encoded by the coding sequence atggctgcAGCTGTCTGCACCGTGAACAGTTTCATGGCTCTGGTCATCATCTGGACCATGACGGCACATGCTGAAACAGACAAGCCTCTTGGAGAGACGGCTAAGGCTGGATTTCAAACATGCAAAGACACCTTGAAACTACCTGTCTTGGAGGTCTTACCAGGAGGGGGCTGGGATAATCTGAGGAATATAGACATGGGCCGGGTGTTGGACTTGACGTATACCAACTGTAAGACCACAGAAGATGGACAGTACATCATCCCCGATGAAGTCTTTACCATTGCCCAGAAAGAGAGCAACCTGGAAATGAACTCAGAAATCCTGGACTCCTGGGTGAATTACCAGAGCACCACCTCATTTTCCATCAACACAGaactctcccttttctccaaagTCAACGGCAAGTTCTCTACTGAGTTCCAAAGGATGAAGACCCTTCAAGTAAAGGACCAAGCTGTAACCACCAGGGTTCAGGTAAGAAACCTGGTCTATACAGTCAAAAACAGCCCAACTTCAGGACTCAGTTTGGGGTTTACAAAGGCACTTATGGACATCTGTGACCAGCTGGAGAAAAACCAGACAAAGATGGCCATGTACCTGGCAGAACTGTTGGTTCTCAACTACGGCACACACGTAATCACTAGTGTGGATGCTGGGGCTGCACTGGTTCAGGAGGATCACATAAGGGCCTCCTTCCTCCTGGAcaaccagaacagccagaacaaagtgactgcctctgctgggattgcCTTCTTAAACATCGTGAACTTCAAACTTGAGGCAGACTACACCTCCCAGAATGCTTTGACCAAGAGCTATCTTTCTAACAGAACCAACTCCAGGGTGCAGAGCATGGGTGGGGTTCCATTCTACCCAGGCATCACTCTAGAAATCTGGCAGAAGGGCATCACTAACCACCTGGTGGCAGTAGACCGTGCTGGCTTGCCTCTGCATTTCTTCATCAAGTCTGACAAGCTGCCTGGCTTGCCAGGTCCCTTGGTGAAAAAGCTGTCAAAGACAGTGGAAACTGCTGTGAGACACTATTACACCTTTAACACCCACCCTGGCTGCACAAATGTCGATTCCCCCAACTTCAATTTTCAAGCCAATGTGGATGACGGCTCATGTGATGAGAAAGTAACCAACTTCACCTTTGGTGGAGTTTACCAGGAATGCACTGAACTTTCAGGGGATGTTCTTTGCCAAAACCTGGAGCAGAAGAATCTGCTCACTGGTGATTTCTCCTGTCCCTCTGGCTACACCCCTGTCCATTTGCTGACTCAGACCCATGAGGAGGGTTACAGTCGCCTGGAATGTAAAAAGAAGTGCACCCTCAAAATCTTCTGCAAAACAGTGTGCGAAGATGTGTTCCGAGTGGCCAAGGCTGAATTCAAGGCTTATTGGTGTGCAGCCACTGGCCAAGTACCTGAAAACTCGGGACTTCTCTTTGGGGGAGTCTTCACTGACAAGAGCATCAACCCCTTGACAAATGCACAGTCATGCCCAGCCGGCTACATTCCACTGAGACTGTTTGAGAACCTCAAGGTATGTGTTTCTCTGGATTATGAATTGGGGTACAAGTTTTCAGTACCCTTTGGTGGGTTCTTTAGCTGTATAATGGGGAATCCCTTGGTTAATTCTAATGCATCTAAAGATATAGGGGCACCATCTCTGAAAAAGTGTCCCGGGGGCTTCAGCCAGCACCTAGCCATTATCAGTGATGGATGCCAAGTGTCCTACTGTGTCAAGGCTGGGGTCTTTACAGGAGGGTCTCTGCTCCCTGTGAGGCTCCCACCTTACACCAGACCACCCCTCATGAGCCAAGTTGCCACCAACACCGTCATAGTGACCAGTAGTGAGACTGCCAGATCCTGGATTAAAGACCCCCAGACCAACCAGTGGAGGCTGGGAGACCCACTGGAGCTGCGTAGAGCCATGACAGTCATCCATGGAGACAGCGGCGGTATGTCAGGAGGAGAAGCTGCTGGAATCACTTTGGCAGTCACTGTGGCACTAGGGGTAGTCATTGCCTTGGCCATCTACAGTACCCGGAAGTACAAGAAGAAGGAATACCAGGCAATTGAGGAGCAACAGAGTTTGGTTGGAAGTTTAGCCACAGAGGCATCCGATCCAAGTCCAGCTTAA